From Polynucleobacter sp. JS-JIR-II-b4, a single genomic window includes:
- a CDS encoding response regulator: MASILVVDDEMGIRELLNEILTDEGHTVYAAESAVQARTIREQMRPDLVLLDIWMPDTDGITLLKEWSNTGQLTMPVVMMSGHATIDTAVEATRIGALNFLEKPIALQKLLKTVSKALESSPKYVEPERVRAVQSSANSVVTPKQVVSESAAPAVEGEYISGIAKTYFDLPLREARDLFEKAYFEHQMQIMGGSMTKISEYTGLERTHLYRKLKALGIDTSRNKGES, translated from the coding sequence ATGGCTAGTATTTTGGTTGTTGATGACGAGATGGGAATTCGTGAGCTTCTCAATGAGATTCTCACTGATGAAGGCCATACTGTGTACGCTGCAGAAAGCGCGGTACAGGCGCGCACTATTCGCGAACAAATGCGCCCTGACTTAGTCTTGTTAGACATTTGGATGCCCGATACCGATGGCATTACATTGTTAAAGGAGTGGTCCAATACTGGCCAGCTCACGATGCCAGTAGTAATGATGTCTGGGCACGCAACGATTGACACTGCAGTTGAGGCCACTCGTATTGGCGCACTCAATTTTTTAGAAAAACCGATTGCTCTACAAAAGCTTTTAAAGACGGTTAGCAAGGCCCTGGAGAGTTCTCCTAAATATGTTGAGCCAGAACGGGTGAGAGCCGTTCAGTCGAGCGCCAATTCCGTTGTCACGCCAAAGCAGGTGGTTTCCGAATCGGCTGCCCCAGCTGTTGAGGGCGAATACATTAGTGGGATTGCAAAAACATACTTTGATCTTCCTTTGAGGGAGGCAAGAGATTTGTTTGAGAAGGCGTATTTTGAACATCAAATGCAAATCATGGGCGGCAGTATGACCAAGATTTCAGAGTACACAGGTCTAGAGCGAACCCATTTGTATCGCAAACTGAAGGCCTTGGGAATAGATACCTCGCGCAATAAAGGCGAGAGCTAG
- a CDS encoding cytochrome c, class I — MKKTIILLSALALTQMALAKTIELPADTVLWRPSDLPGYQLTLQKCSTCHSAHYAEYQPPNTGVGYWNAQVLRMKNVFKAPITDEEVPVIVDYLNKTYGANRK, encoded by the coding sequence ATGAAAAAAACTATCATCCTTCTATCTGCTCTAGCTTTGACACAAATGGCACTAGCTAAAACGATTGAGTTACCAGCCGATACTGTTTTATGGCGACCATCAGATTTGCCCGGCTATCAGCTGACTTTACAGAAATGTTCTACCTGCCACTCTGCCCACTATGCAGAATATCAACCGCCCAATACGGGAGTTGGCTATTGGAATGCTCAAGTTTTAAGGATGAAAAATGTATTTAAGGCGCCCATTACTGATGAGGAGGTTCCAGTCATAGTCGACTACCTTAATAAAACTTATGGGGCAAACAGGAAATAG
- a CDS encoding ATP-binding protein: MRSIAAMLDPGFFTSKAWSKKIIPVTIGVIGAFALLLLVLLAIASSNTEFFDNYFIWLYAANVVIGICLTLVILILVAVIAVRWYRGHFGTRLIAKLAMIFALVGIVPGLILYGVSLQFVSRSIETWFDVKVETALNSGLELGRVTLRVAQEEILGEGNFIAEQIVQIPSGTSAEQVATSVMKIRNQFGIQELSLFNMQRNLIFTSEIKPKKYFPAPSADVVAEAFKKKGITFLDQIEVEGGQRGYRVRAIVPIVRKKTIYSKADLGKDVEDKYFLQLVRYIPTPLAKNIFAVESAYSEYQEKALGRTGLRKMFVGTLTLTLFFAVFVAITLALMLGRQLARPLLMLLRGTQAVAQGDLSPKPELDTGDELGMLTRQFNVMTRQLADTRTSLQESKAFLERVLGSLTAGVCIFDKNYNVVSSNEGADRIFGQDLTLLDGKPLGSRPALLEFEGVIKEGFSTMKLAVLGEGDAEQKTTPTNAPVWQKQIQLHTTNEFENELGVTLFVRGTELTGDLRMVVFDDITDVVSAQRSIAWSEVARRLAHEIKNPLTPIQLSAERLQHKLAGKLSPEQEEMINRSTETIIGQVQAMKEMVNDFRDFAKTPTPQLKSVSINTLTSEILGLYEGSPLRTQLDPHCPEIMGDPTQLRQVIHNLLQNAQDATLEGPRPSSPVEVKTELVPYGEHNGVAQNAVRLTISDSGVGFPAKILARAFEPYVTTKSKGTGLGLAVVKKLIDDHSAKIEIRNRMQGEEVVGAKVSILFMNLAKEAA, from the coding sequence ATGAGATCGATAGCAGCCATGCTAGACCCGGGTTTTTTTACATCCAAGGCTTGGAGTAAAAAAATCATTCCGGTCACGATCGGTGTGATCGGCGCTTTTGCTTTATTGCTTTTAGTTTTATTGGCGATTGCCTCTTCCAACACAGAATTTTTTGATAACTACTTTATTTGGCTCTACGCCGCCAATGTAGTAATCGGAATTTGCTTGACTCTAGTCATTTTGATTTTGGTGGCTGTTATCGCCGTACGATGGTATCGCGGGCACTTTGGTACGCGTTTGATTGCAAAGTTAGCCATGATTTTTGCTTTAGTCGGAATCGTTCCGGGCTTAATTTTGTACGGCGTGTCATTGCAGTTTGTGTCGCGCAGTATTGAGACCTGGTTTGACGTCAAAGTAGAGACAGCGCTGAACTCGGGTTTAGAGTTGGGGCGCGTAACGTTGCGAGTAGCCCAAGAAGAAATTTTGGGCGAGGGCAATTTTATTGCCGAACAGATTGTGCAGATACCCTCAGGCACTAGCGCTGAGCAGGTGGCCACCTCAGTAATGAAGATTCGCAATCAATTTGGCATTCAAGAGCTTAGTCTTTTTAATATGCAGCGCAATCTGATCTTCACCAGCGAGATAAAACCTAAAAAATACTTTCCTGCGCCCAGTGCAGACGTGGTTGCGGAGGCATTTAAAAAGAAGGGCATTACCTTTCTAGATCAAATTGAGGTAGAGGGTGGGCAGCGGGGCTATCGAGTTAGAGCAATTGTCCCGATTGTTCGTAAAAAAACGATCTATAGCAAAGCAGATTTAGGCAAAGATGTGGAAGACAAATATTTTTTACAGCTAGTACGCTATATTCCAACGCCCTTGGCCAAGAATATTTTTGCGGTGGAGTCAGCGTATAGCGAATATCAAGAGAAGGCCTTGGGGCGCACTGGTCTACGCAAGATGTTTGTGGGTACCTTAACCCTGACTCTTTTCTTCGCGGTGTTCGTGGCCATTACTTTGGCTTTGATGTTGGGTAGGCAGCTTGCGCGCCCCCTTCTAATGCTTCTGAGAGGCACCCAGGCAGTTGCACAGGGAGATTTGTCTCCCAAGCCAGAGCTCGATACTGGCGATGAGCTTGGCATGCTTACACGGCAATTTAATGTCATGACTAGGCAGTTGGCTGACACCCGAACTTCTTTGCAAGAATCCAAAGCATTCTTAGAGCGCGTGTTGGGAAGTCTCACGGCAGGCGTATGCATTTTTGATAAAAACTACAACGTTGTTTCTAGCAATGAGGGCGCAGATCGTATTTTTGGTCAGGACCTTACTCTCCTTGATGGAAAGCCCCTCGGCAGCAGACCGGCTCTGTTGGAGTTTGAGGGGGTCATCAAAGAAGGCTTTTCTACTATGAAGCTCGCAGTGCTGGGCGAGGGAGATGCAGAACAAAAGACCACGCCGACTAATGCGCCGGTGTGGCAAAAACAAATTCAACTACACACTACAAATGAATTTGAAAATGAATTGGGGGTAACTCTATTTGTGCGCGGTACAGAGCTGACTGGCGATTTACGTATGGTTGTTTTTGATGACATTACTGATGTGGTGAGCGCACAAAGATCTATCGCTTGGAGTGAAGTTGCTAGACGTCTTGCTCATGAAATTAAAAACCCTCTAACGCCCATTCAGCTCTCCGCGGAAAGATTGCAGCATAAGCTTGCAGGTAAGCTGAGCCCAGAGCAAGAAGAAATGATTAATCGCAGCACCGAAACCATCATTGGTCAGGTACAAGCCATGAAAGAAATGGTGAATGACTTTAGGGATTTTGCGAAGACGCCAACCCCACAACTCAAGTCAGTTTCCATCAACACACTTACTTCAGAAATTTTGGGTCTGTACGAGGGCAGTCCATTACGCACTCAGTTAGATCCTCATTGCCCAGAGATCATGGGGGATCCCACGCAACTAAGGCAGGTAATCCATAACTTGCTACAAAATGCTCAAGATGCCACTCTTGAGGGGCCTCGCCCCAGTAGTCCGGTAGAGGTTAAGACAGAATTAGTCCCTTATGGCGAACACAATGGCGTAGCTCAAAATGCTGTGCGATTAACAATAAGTGATAGTGGGGTTGGATTTCCAGCTAAGATATTGGCAAGAGCCTTTGAGCCTTACGTAACAACAAAGAGCAAAGGCACGGGTCTGGGTTTGGCAGTAGTTAAGAAACTCATTGATGATCACTCGGCCAAAATTGAAATTCGGAACCGCATGCAAGGTGAAGAAGTGGTTGGTGCGAAAGTGTCAATATTGTTTATGAATCTAGCAAAAGAGGCAGCATAA
- a CDS encoding molybdopterin-dependent oxidoreductase, producing the protein MNSDNFTNRRKVITAALAGGASSLLPSWAIGAEKTNLPIAYGERELMAFPEKKPMIVLTSRPPQLETPFKYYDNHVITPNDEFFVRYHMAGIPTSIDPNTYRLKVGGNVEKPLEISLEALKKNFPSQRIVAVNQCSGNSRGLFEPRVNGGQLGNGAMGNAAWVGVALKDILKAANPGSGAKQVTFNGLDQPILPSDSDFVKGLDIDHAMDGNVMVAYQMNGTDIPFLNGYPIKLIVPGYYGTYWVKHLSEIKVVDDVYNGYWMNPAYRIPDNDCNCVAPGTAPSKTIPINQFTIRSFITNFTDNSVVTVGKPVQARGIAFDAGYGIKKVLFSQDNGQNWTEARLGQDLGRFSFREWRIEFTPKQKGILDLRVRAFNHAGQIQPMTASWMPAGYMRNIVETVKVTAV; encoded by the coding sequence ATGAATTCAGATAACTTTACCAATAGACGTAAAGTCATTACAGCCGCACTGGCTGGTGGAGCCAGTTCATTATTGCCATCTTGGGCGATAGGCGCAGAGAAAACAAATTTACCTATAGCCTATGGTGAGCGCGAACTCATGGCTTTTCCTGAGAAGAAGCCCATGATTGTGCTTACTTCCAGGCCGCCGCAATTAGAAACACCATTTAAGTATTACGACAATCATGTCATTACGCCAAATGATGAATTCTTTGTACGCTATCACATGGCCGGCATTCCAACATCGATAGATCCCAACACTTATAGATTAAAAGTTGGCGGTAATGTAGAAAAGCCTTTAGAGATTTCTCTAGAGGCATTAAAGAAAAATTTTCCATCTCAACGCATTGTTGCTGTTAATCAATGCTCTGGTAATAGCCGCGGCTTATTTGAGCCTAGAGTTAATGGTGGGCAACTCGGTAATGGTGCGATGGGTAATGCCGCTTGGGTTGGCGTTGCCTTAAAAGATATTTTGAAGGCGGCCAATCCCGGTAGTGGAGCCAAGCAAGTAACTTTCAATGGCTTGGATCAGCCAATTCTCCCAAGCGATTCAGATTTTGTAAAAGGTCTAGATATTGATCACGCCATGGATGGCAATGTGATGGTTGCCTATCAAATGAATGGAACAGATATTCCTTTCTTAAATGGCTATCCAATCAAGTTAATTGTTCCTGGCTACTACGGAACGTATTGGGTTAAGCACCTTAGTGAAATTAAAGTGGTCGATGATGTATACAACGGCTATTGGATGAATCCTGCTTATCGTATTCCTGATAATGACTGTAACTGTGTCGCGCCAGGAACGGCACCCTCAAAAACCATCCCCATTAATCAATTTACGATTCGCTCTTTCATTACTAACTTTACAGACAATAGCGTTGTCACTGTTGGTAAGCCCGTTCAAGCTCGAGGCATTGCCTTTGATGCTGGCTATGGAATAAAGAAGGTTTTGTTCTCGCAGGACAATGGACAAAATTGGACAGAGGCGAGATTGGGCCAAGACCTTGGACGTTTCTCATTTAGAGAGTGGCGCATTGAATTTACGCCAAAACAAAAAGGGATATTGGACTTAAGGGTCAGAGCATTTAATCATGCCGGCCAAATTCAGCCCATGACTGCAAGCTGGATGCCGGCTGGCTATATGCGAAATATTGTTGAGACTGTAAAAGTCACAGCGGTTTAA
- a CDS encoding DUF3147 family protein: MAWIITKYLLTAGMVVFISEVAKRSNRLGSFIAALPLMTFLTLVWLYVENQPDEKIANHAYYTFWYVIPTLPMFLLFPYLLPRLGFWVTMGACVVATAICFGLFALVIKSFGINLL, encoded by the coding sequence ATGGCTTGGATCATTACAAAGTATCTATTAACAGCAGGAATGGTTGTATTCATCTCTGAGGTTGCCAAACGCAGCAATAGGTTGGGTAGTTTTATTGCGGCATTGCCACTAATGACATTCTTAACCTTGGTATGGCTCTATGTAGAAAATCAACCTGATGAAAAAATTGCTAATCACGCCTATTACACATTTTGGTATGTGATTCCAACGCTACCAATGTTTCTATTGTTTCCTTACCTGCTACCAAGGCTAGGATTCTGGGTGACCATGGGTGCGTGTGTAGTGGCAACAGCCATCTGCTTTGGCTTATTTGCCTTGGTGATAAAAAGCTTTGGAATTAATCTGTTGTAA
- the cydB gene encoding cytochrome d ubiquinol oxidase subunit II, whose protein sequence is MIPNLYEPSGWLPLFFLVAMGIAMVAYVVLDGYDLGVGILLNQASESEKDIMISSIGPFWDANETWLVLGVGVLLIAFPMAHGIILTELYLPVGIMLAGLILRGVSFDFRAKAHLSQKAVWNFLFFFGSFLAAASQGVMVGREVIGFDSGYLGWIFSFIVALCLPAGYALLGAGWLIMKTSGDLQLKAVGWARKCLLFTALGVGIISVATPFFSSEIAAKWFTFPNVFFLLPFPVLTLACFIFIDLSLLKMQKNKPAPVWIPFALSVAIFVLAFLGIAYSMFPYIVVDKMTIWEAASATESLWVIFWGAIVVLPTIIGYTIYSYKIFWGKTEPLSYY, encoded by the coding sequence ATGATTCCTAATTTATACGAACCATCTGGTTGGTTGCCCCTTTTCTTTTTGGTTGCAATGGGTATTGCTATGGTTGCTTATGTTGTCTTAGATGGATACGACTTGGGCGTTGGCATCTTATTGAATCAGGCAAGTGAATCAGAAAAAGACATCATGATTTCATCAATCGGTCCTTTTTGGGATGCCAATGAAACTTGGTTAGTACTCGGAGTTGGAGTTCTCTTAATTGCCTTTCCAATGGCGCATGGAATTATTTTGACTGAACTCTATTTGCCTGTAGGCATCATGTTGGCTGGTTTAATTTTACGAGGCGTATCTTTTGACTTTCGTGCAAAAGCCCATTTGAGTCAGAAGGCAGTCTGGAACTTTCTATTCTTTTTTGGCAGCTTTTTAGCTGCTGCATCTCAAGGGGTCATGGTTGGTAGAGAGGTGATTGGTTTTGACTCCGGATATTTGGGCTGGATATTTTCTTTTATCGTGGCGCTTTGCCTGCCGGCTGGATATGCCCTATTGGGCGCTGGCTGGCTGATTATGAAGACGTCTGGCGATCTACAGCTAAAGGCTGTTGGCTGGGCAAGGAAATGCCTCTTATTTACGGCCCTAGGCGTTGGAATCATTTCTGTAGCGACGCCGTTCTTTAGTTCGGAGATTGCGGCTAAATGGTTTACCTTCCCCAATGTCTTTTTCTTATTGCCGTTTCCAGTTCTGACCTTAGCTTGTTTTATCTTTATTGATTTGAGCTTGTTAAAAATGCAGAAGAATAAGCCTGCCCCTGTTTGGATTCCTTTTGCTCTAAGCGTAGCCATCTTTGTCTTAGCATTTCTAGGAATCGCCTACAGCATGTTCCCTTACATCGTTGTAGACAAAATGACGATTTGGGAGGCGGCTTCAGCTACGGAGTCATTGTGGGTCATATTTTGGGGGGCTATAGTTGTGCTGCCAACCATTATTGGTTACACGATTTATTCCTACAAAATCTTTTGGGGAAAAACAGAGCCGCTGAGTTATTACTAA
- a CDS encoding cytochrome ubiquinol oxidase subunit I produces the protein MTFHILFPTISIALGWVLFYFKVKFNKTGDSVWSEAYQFWVKIFALTFALGVVSGITMSFQFGTNWPGYMQTVGNIAGPLLGYEVLSAFFLEATFLGIMLFGSKRVSQRAHTIATFLVAFGTSLSAFWIIALDSWMQTPQGFEMINGQAHATNWIEIVFNPSMPYRLLHMMTASFLTVTFLIAGISSYRYLKGINLSGNRALIKLAMTMAVVLAPLQIVLGDSHGLNTLEYQPAKVAAMEGIWETTKGAPAVLFAIPDETIKANKYEIAIPKLASLYLTHSFAGEVKGLDAFPGATPPVAPIFFAFRIMVGIGMLMLLTAFVGFYLTRKNKELPTWLLKGLSVMTFSGWVGVVAGWYVTEIGRQPYLVSGVLKTADAVTKVPTNMVLGTLVMYLALYLGLIVSYIWVVFYLARQANPAHIIDEQKSGLTNNIAGASE, from the coding sequence ATGACTTTTCATATTCTTTTCCCAACAATATCTATTGCTTTGGGGTGGGTGCTTTTCTATTTCAAGGTTAAATTTAATAAAACAGGTGACTCAGTATGGAGTGAGGCCTATCAATTCTGGGTCAAGATATTCGCCCTAACCTTTGCTCTGGGCGTTGTTAGCGGCATCACGATGAGCTTTCAGTTTGGAACCAACTGGCCTGGATATATGCAAACGGTAGGTAATATCGCAGGGCCTTTGCTTGGCTACGAAGTTTTATCGGCATTCTTCCTCGAGGCAACTTTTTTAGGAATTATGTTATTTGGCTCTAAAAGAGTCTCTCAAAGAGCTCACACTATCGCCACATTTTTAGTTGCCTTCGGTACATCACTATCGGCATTTTGGATCATTGCTTTAGATTCTTGGATGCAAACCCCACAAGGGTTTGAGATGATCAATGGTCAAGCGCATGCAACCAATTGGATTGAGATTGTCTTTAATCCCTCCATGCCGTATCGCCTCCTGCATATGATGACGGCATCATTTTTGACTGTAACGTTCTTAATTGCAGGCATTTCTTCTTATCGATATTTAAAGGGCATCAATCTTTCTGGCAACCGAGCGCTGATCAAGTTGGCAATGACTATGGCGGTAGTGTTGGCCCCATTACAGATTGTCCTTGGTGATTCACATGGCTTAAATACGCTTGAGTATCAGCCTGCTAAGGTGGCAGCAATGGAGGGAATTTGGGAAACCACCAAAGGTGCCCCCGCCGTTTTGTTTGCAATACCCGATGAAACCATTAAAGCCAATAAATACGAAATAGCTATTCCAAAACTCGCATCTTTATATTTGACACACTCATTTGCCGGTGAGGTGAAAGGTTTGGATGCTTTCCCTGGGGCAACCCCACCAGTCGCCCCCATCTTCTTTGCCTTTCGCATCATGGTCGGCATCGGCATGTTGATGCTCTTAACTGCATTCGTTGGGTTTTATCTCACAAGAAAAAATAAAGAGCTACCAACCTGGCTTTTAAAGGGACTCAGTGTGATGACATTTTCTGGTTGGGTTGGGGTAGTTGCCGGCTGGTATGTGACCGAGATAGGCAGACAGCCTTACCTTGTTAGTGGAGTGCTAAAAACTGCTGATGCAGTTACTAAAGTGCCTACCAATATGGTTTTGGGTACGCTCGTGATGTACCTTGCGCTGTATTTAGGACTTATTGTTTCTTATATTTGGGTTGTTTTTTACTTGGCAAGACAAGCTAATCCTGCACATATTATTGATGAGCAAAAATCAGGCCTCACTAACAACATTGCAGGAGCATCAGAATGA
- a CDS encoding SRPBCC family protein — MKWFSTLALAFFITQSFAQENPNPFDVRVSVTQVDGRFHAQASYSVPINICSAHVFITDYEGSKNIPGIIEARVISRVGNKVRVYRVIEEQILFFSIEMKSTVEYTELPNRSLTFEQISGDNRSYKGTWKLLEEKDKTVFKYDAQIEPNSIIPSAIIEYFLKNSMRGRFESMAQRAIQHKSIEAVACK; from the coding sequence ATGAAATGGTTTTCAACACTTGCCTTAGCCTTCTTTATCACTCAGAGCTTTGCTCAAGAGAATCCCAATCCCTTTGATGTTCGGGTTAGCGTGACACAGGTTGATGGCCGTTTTCATGCTCAAGCAAGTTATTCCGTGCCAATTAATATTTGTAGTGCCCATGTATTCATTACAGATTATGAGGGCTCAAAGAATATCCCGGGAATAATTGAAGCAAGGGTTATTTCAAGAGTGGGAAATAAGGTGCGCGTATACAGAGTGATTGAAGAGCAAATTCTATTTTTCTCTATAGAGATGAAATCAACGGTGGAATATACAGAGCTACCAAATAGGTCTCTAACTTTTGAGCAGATCAGCGGCGATAATAGGTCTTACAAGGGAACCTGGAAATTGCTAGAGGAAAAAGATAAAACAGTTTTTAAGTATGATGCTCAAATTGAGCCTAACTCAATTATCCCCTCAGCCATCATTGAATACTTTTTAAAAAATAGTATGCGGGGGCGATTTGAATCTATGGCGCAAAGAGCTATCCAACACAAGTCTATTGAAGCAGTGGCCTGTAAATAG
- a CDS encoding BrnT family toxin — translation MTSLRFEWEPRKASANLKKHGISFEEAKSVFYDESAKLISDPDHSEDEDRFILLGVSHSLRVILVCHCYRSEGNVVRIISARKATPKESKAY, via the coding sequence ATGACTTCGTTACGATTTGAATGGGAACCTAGAAAAGCTTCAGCCAATCTGAAGAAACACGGTATTTCATTTGAAGAGGCGAAATCTGTGTTTTATGATGAAAGTGCTAAGTTAATTTCCGACCCCGATCATTCGGAGGACGAAGACAGATTTATCTTGCTGGGAGTAAGCCATTCTCTTCGTGTGATTTTGGTTTGCCATTGTTATCGAAGCGAGGGTAATGTCGTTCGTATTATTTCGGCTCGTAAGGCAACCCCTAAAGAGTCAAAAGCTTATTAA
- a CDS encoding BrnA antitoxin family protein, with protein sequence MRKEYDFSKARKNPYASMLKKPITIRLDEDSVSYFKSVSEEVGIPYQSLINLYLRDCAASHKKLNLSWK encoded by the coding sequence ATGCGTAAAGAGTATGATTTCTCAAAAGCTCGTAAAAATCCATATGCTTCTATGCTCAAGAAGCCCATTACGATTAGATTGGATGAGGATTCAGTGAGTTACTTCAAATCTGTATCAGAAGAAGTTGGAATTCCTTATCAAAGCCTCATTAATCTCTATTTGAGAGATTGTGCCGCTTCGCATAAGAAATTGAACCTTAGCTGGAAGTAG
- a CDS encoding dienelactone hydrolase family protein, with translation MKCLLIAILATISLCSIAETDIVYPPRSEIYSIPSLTISDKQFLLGDKNGKEVTVNGILRFPPKPVSQKIPVIFLVHGSSGMGANIDYWSNHFLGQGYATFSMDGFTGRGLTVVGPNQALLGRLNLALDSYKAMEILAKHPRLDSNKFVMMGFSRGGQATLFASVERFNKMWNKSGTVFAAHIPFYADCVTSYISDTKTTGKPIQLHHGVTDDYNPITACREYVGKLKAANQNVEMFEYDFGPHAFDSPLGAVPPVASKDAQTVRSCRIVEKTPGNLINAQTNQEFKYSDACVELNPHVGKDDDATQKAIREINTFLVNLFKN, from the coding sequence ATGAAGTGCTTGCTCATAGCCATTTTGGCGACTATATCTCTCTGCTCTATAGCGGAGACTGACATCGTGTATCCACCACGCTCAGAAATCTATTCCATTCCAAGCCTAACGATTTCCGATAAACAGTTTTTGCTGGGGGACAAGAATGGTAAAGAGGTAACTGTCAACGGCATTCTTCGCTTTCCACCAAAGCCCGTTAGTCAAAAAATTCCAGTTATCTTCTTGGTGCACGGCTCAAGCGGTATGGGAGCAAACATAGACTATTGGTCCAATCACTTCTTAGGGCAGGGCTATGCCACATTTAGTATGGATGGCTTTACAGGAAGAGGCCTAACCGTTGTGGGCCCCAATCAAGCTCTGCTAGGCAGATTGAATCTTGCTCTTGATAGCTATAAGGCAATGGAAATTTTGGCCAAGCATCCACGCCTAGATTCCAATAAGTTTGTCATGATGGGCTTTTCCAGGGGTGGTCAAGCAACTCTATTTGCCAGTGTAGAGCGATTTAATAAGATGTGGAATAAGAGTGGAACTGTATTTGCTGCACACATTCCGTTTTATGCTGATTGTGTGACAAGCTACATCAGCGACACAAAGACCACTGGCAAACCTATTCAGCTTCATCACGGTGTCACGGATGACTACAACCCTATAACCGCTTGTAGGGAGTATGTCGGTAAATTAAAAGCGGCCAACCAAAATGTAGAAATGTTTGAATATGATTTTGGCCCACACGCATTTGATTCTCCGCTTGGAGCAGTGCCACCAGTAGCTTCAAAAGACGCACAAACTGTTAGGTCTTGTAGGATTGTTGAAAAGACGCCAGGCAATTTAATTAACGCCCAAACAAATCAAGAGTTCAAGTACTCTGATGCTTGTGTTGAGTTAAACCCTCACGTGGGCAAAGATGATGATGCCACCCAAAAGGCAATCCGTGAAATTAATACTTTCTTAGTAAATCTATTTAAGAACTAG
- a CDS encoding DUF4390 domain-containing protein, producing the protein MSRRIKQFLILFLMVLGVFSTTVSAEGIKIKSFELEKADNDWLLNATFQIELSPGLEDAVQKGVVLYFQTEFDLVRSRWYWFDEKSALVQRQARLSYQPLTQQYRIASEGFTFSARTMSEALQAVGSIGGWRVIEGSQLDPSKSYTASMRMSLDLSKLPKPFQVNALNNRDWNVSSDWYRFPFSPTGPNLIKR; encoded by the coding sequence ATGAGCCGAAGAATTAAACAATTCCTCATTTTGTTCTTGATGGTGTTGGGTGTTTTTTCAACCACCGTTAGCGCCGAAGGAATCAAGATCAAATCCTTTGAGTTGGAGAAGGCGGATAACGACTGGCTTCTCAACGCAACTTTCCAGATTGAGCTATCTCCTGGACTAGAAGATGCCGTGCAAAAAGGCGTCGTTCTCTATTTCCAAACAGAGTTTGATTTAGTTCGATCACGTTGGTATTGGTTTGATGAAAAGTCTGCGCTTGTGCAAAGGCAGGCCCGCCTTTCTTATCAGCCACTCACACAGCAGTACCGAATAGCATCAGAGGGCTTTACTTTTTCTGCCAGAACCATGTCTGAGGCATTGCAAGCAGTGGGTAGTATTGGCGGATGGCGAGTTATTGAGGGCTCTCAACTAGATCCTAGCAAATCTTATACAGCCAGTATGCGCATGAGTTTGGATCTTAGTAAGCTACCAAAACCTTTTCAAGTAAACGCACTAAACAATCGCGATTGGAATGTATCAAGCGATTGGTACCGCTTTCCATTTTCTCCTACTGGCCCTAATTTAATTAAGCGATGA
- a CDS encoding cupin domain-containing protein, whose product MKILLATLFTFLFSATVYAENLPGGFITVKEDQIVWKTNENGVKQTTLYGDPSKPGIYVVRNIFPAGVMSAPHSHDQDRFVTVISGVWYAGMGPEWDPKKNIPMPAGSLMFHPANGVHFDGAMAADTQVQIIGMGPVKTVWVYPKEDHFGKPHKLSQ is encoded by the coding sequence ATGAAAATATTGTTGGCTACGCTGTTTACATTTTTATTCTCCGCGACAGTTTATGCAGAGAATTTACCCGGCGGATTTATTACAGTTAAAGAAGATCAGATTGTTTGGAAGACCAATGAAAATGGTGTCAAGCAAACCACACTATACGGAGACCCTAGCAAGCCAGGAATTTATGTGGTCCGCAATATTTTTCCTGCAGGAGTAATGAGTGCACCCCATTCTCACGATCAAGATCGATTTGTTACGGTAATCAGTGGGGTCTGGTATGCAGGTATGGGCCCTGAGTGGGATCCAAAAAAGAATATTCCAATGCCAGCAGGTAGTCTGATGTTTCATCCGGCTAACGGCGTACATTTTGATGGCGCCATGGCGGCTGATACCCAAGTGCAAATTATTGGTATGGGACCAGTGAAGACAGTCTGGGTTTATCCCAAGGAAGATCATTTTGGAAAACCCCATAAGTTAAGCCAATAG